The Myxococcus fulvus genome has a window encoding:
- a CDS encoding pyridoxal phosphate-dependent decarboxylase family protein yields MALPDPKSLNLLNHVPPRLLSAAERYLKAVPLVRDLLSKETDTLLSELEGGLKPYRGKMPAFDRLPVTGRSREEVLRELQALESQEEGRWRDGKVSGAVYNGDSEHIDFLNRVYALHSQSNPLHADLWPSATKFEAEVIAMAATMLGADAANAGRPASEHVCGSMSSGGTESIMLAIKTYRDWARETKGITKPEMVAPSSAHPAFDKAAHYFGVKMVRVPVGADYRADVAATKKALTRNTIVLIGSAPGFPHGVIDPIAELSELARKKRIGFHTDACLGGFVLPFARKLGREVPPFDFRLPGVTSMSADTHKFGYAAKGSSVVLYRGTELRSHQYFTATEWPGGIYFSPTFSGSRPGALIAVAWASLVSMGEQGYLEATRRILETADTIKQGIRAIPELHVLGDPLFVIAFGSETVDIFKVMERLGEQGWSLNGLHKPAAVHLCVTLRHAQPGVAERFLSDLRAAVEHVKANPGEKGTMAPVYGMAAAVPFRGLVSDLLKKYMDLLYKV; encoded by the coding sequence ATGGCATTGCCCGACCCCAAGTCGCTGAACCTGCTGAACCACGTCCCGCCCCGCCTGCTGTCGGCGGCCGAGCGCTATCTCAAGGCCGTGCCGCTGGTGCGCGACCTGCTCTCGAAGGAGACGGACACGCTCCTGTCGGAGCTGGAGGGAGGGCTCAAGCCGTATCGGGGCAAGATGCCCGCGTTCGACCGGCTGCCGGTGACGGGACGCTCGCGCGAGGAGGTGCTGCGCGAGCTGCAGGCGCTGGAGTCGCAGGAGGAGGGGCGCTGGCGTGACGGCAAGGTGTCCGGCGCCGTGTACAACGGCGACTCGGAGCACATCGACTTCCTCAACCGGGTGTACGCGCTGCACTCGCAGAGCAACCCGCTGCACGCGGACCTGTGGCCCAGCGCCACCAAGTTCGAGGCCGAGGTCATCGCCATGGCCGCGACGATGCTGGGCGCGGACGCGGCGAACGCGGGGCGGCCGGCCTCCGAGCATGTCTGCGGTTCCATGTCCTCGGGTGGCACCGAGAGCATCATGCTCGCCATCAAGACGTACCGGGACTGGGCCCGGGAGACCAAGGGCATCACGAAGCCGGAGATGGTGGCGCCCTCCAGCGCGCACCCGGCCTTCGACAAGGCGGCGCACTACTTCGGCGTGAAGATGGTGCGCGTGCCGGTGGGGGCCGACTACCGCGCGGACGTGGCCGCGACGAAGAAGGCGCTCACGCGCAACACCATCGTGCTCATCGGCTCGGCGCCGGGTTTTCCCCACGGAGTCATCGATCCGATCGCCGAGCTGTCCGAGCTGGCGCGCAAGAAGCGCATCGGCTTCCACACCGACGCGTGCCTGGGTGGGTTCGTGCTGCCCTTCGCGAGGAAGCTGGGGCGCGAGGTGCCGCCGTTCGACTTCCGGCTGCCGGGCGTGACGTCGATGTCCGCGGACACGCACAAGTTCGGCTACGCGGCGAAGGGCTCGTCGGTGGTGTTGTACCGGGGCACCGAGCTGCGCTCGCACCAGTACTTCACGGCCACCGAGTGGCCCGGCGGCATCTACTTCTCGCCCACGTTCTCCGGCAGCCGTCCCGGCGCGCTCATCGCGGTGGCGTGGGCGTCGCTGGTCAGCATGGGGGAGCAGGGCTACCTGGAGGCCACGCGTCGCATCCTCGAGACGGCGGATACGATCAAGCAGGGCATTCGCGCCATCCCCGAGCTGCACGTGCTGGGAGATCCGCTGTTCGTCATCGCGTTCGGCTCCGAGACGGTGGACATCTTCAAGGTGATGGAGCGGTTGGGTGAGCAGGGGTGGAGCCTCAACGGGCTGCACAAGCCCGCGGCGGTGCACCTGTGCGTGACGCTGCGGCACGCGCAGCCGGGCGTGGCGGAGAGGTTCCTGTCGGATCTGCGCGCCGCCGTGGAGCACGTGAAGGCGAACCCCGGCGAGAAGGGGACGATGGCGCCCGTCTACGGCATGGCCGCCGCCGTCCCCTTCCGTGGCCTCGTGAGCGACTTGCTCAAGAAGTACATGGACCTGCTCTACAAGGTCTGA
- a CDS encoding xylulokinase encodes MSHAGDKSILAIDLGTSAVKLAVVTLRGRILGGEVEPLALDLLPDGGAEQDPEAWWSAIVRGTRRLLGSGKVSARDIIGVNCSSQWSGTVAVDEQGTPLRPALIWMDSRGAPHVKRVAGGLVPIEGYGVTRLFQWIRLTGGVPSLSGKDPVGHILYLQAEHPDVYRATYKFLEPKDWLNLKLSGRFAASYDSITLHWVTDNRTLGRVDYDAGLLRMSGLHREKLPDLVPAASVLGPLSARAASELGLSEDVRVVTGAPDILAAAVGSGAVRDFEAHLCVGTSSWLCCHVPYKKSDLFHQMASVPSALPGRYLLANEQESAGICLTFLKDNILYGQAGRPEGQEEDSAEVYRLMEREASQVPAGSDRLIFLPWLNGERSPVDDKSLRGGFFNQSLKTTRAHLVRAVMEGVAFNSRWLFTYVEQFVGRKLESLRIIGGGARSALWCQIHADVLGRSIQQVDEPVLANARGAAFQAAVALGELTVEELPALVPVARTFEPDPANRALYDELFREFVNLYKSNKAIFARLNRARSA; translated from the coding sequence GTGTCCCACGCAGGTGACAAGTCCATCCTGGCCATCGACCTGGGCACCTCCGCCGTGAAGCTGGCGGTCGTCACGCTGCGCGGACGCATCCTCGGCGGTGAGGTGGAGCCGCTGGCGTTGGATTTGTTGCCGGACGGCGGCGCGGAGCAGGACCCGGAGGCGTGGTGGAGCGCCATCGTCCGGGGTACGCGCAGGCTGCTCGGCTCGGGGAAGGTGTCCGCGCGCGACATCATCGGCGTCAACTGCAGCTCGCAGTGGTCCGGCACGGTGGCGGTGGATGAGCAGGGGACGCCGCTGCGGCCGGCGCTCATCTGGATGGACTCGCGCGGGGCACCGCACGTCAAGCGCGTCGCGGGAGGGCTGGTCCCCATCGAGGGCTATGGCGTCACCCGGCTGTTCCAGTGGATCCGCCTGACGGGCGGCGTGCCGAGCCTGTCCGGGAAGGACCCGGTGGGCCACATCCTCTACCTCCAGGCGGAGCACCCGGACGTCTACCGCGCGACGTACAAGTTCCTGGAGCCCAAGGACTGGCTCAACCTGAAGCTGAGCGGGCGCTTCGCGGCGTCGTACGACTCCATCACCTTGCACTGGGTGACGGACAACCGGACGCTGGGCCGCGTCGACTACGACGCGGGGCTGTTGCGCATGTCGGGCCTGCACCGCGAGAAGCTGCCGGACCTGGTGCCCGCCGCGAGCGTGCTGGGGCCGCTGAGCGCCCGGGCCGCGAGCGAGCTGGGGTTGAGCGAGGACGTGCGCGTGGTGACGGGCGCGCCGGACATCCTCGCCGCGGCGGTGGGCTCGGGCGCGGTGCGCGACTTCGAGGCGCACCTGTGCGTGGGCACGTCGTCGTGGCTGTGTTGCCACGTGCCGTACAAGAAGTCGGACCTGTTCCACCAGATGGCGTCCGTGCCGTCGGCGCTGCCAGGGCGCTACCTGCTCGCCAACGAGCAGGAGTCCGCGGGCATCTGCCTCACCTTCCTCAAGGACAACATCCTGTACGGCCAGGCGGGCCGGCCCGAGGGACAGGAGGAGGACTCCGCGGAGGTGTACCGGCTGATGGAGCGCGAGGCGAGCCAGGTCCCCGCCGGCAGCGACAGGCTCATCTTCCTGCCCTGGCTCAACGGCGAGCGCAGCCCGGTGGACGACAAGTCGCTGCGTGGCGGGTTCTTCAACCAGTCGCTGAAGACGACGCGGGCGCACCTGGTGCGCGCGGTGATGGAGGGCGTGGCCTTCAACTCGCGCTGGCTGTTCACCTACGTGGAGCAGTTCGTCGGGCGCAAGCTGGAGTCGCTGCGCATCATCGGCGGAGGGGCGCGCTCGGCGCTCTGGTGCCAGATTCACGCGGACGTGCTGGGCCGCTCCATCCAACAGGTGGACGAGCCGGTCTTGGCCAACGCGCGCGGGGCGGCGTTCCAGGCGGCCGTGGCGTTGGGGGAGCTGACGGTGGAGGAGCTGCCCGCGCTCGTCCCCGTGGCGAGGACGTTCGAGCCGGACCCCGCGAACCGCGCGCTGTACGACGAGCTGTTCCGCGAATTCGTCAACCTCTACAAGAGCAACAAGGCCATCTTCGCGCGGCTCAACCGCGCGCGAAGCGCCTGA
- a CDS encoding ArnT family glycosyltransferase, producing the protein MRRFVVSARELWQRHPMALGVAVTFSLSLLLRWLYLQSAPDRAWPFSIFFYGDSRFFHTYALEHARGLASSATLPYHPPLFPWLLGLLYRVMGEPQGNAYPYKLCLAALSASTVALSWTWWRGLLGTAWSFVAAGLFAASFGWLVLSTTYSNEVLYAFFLTATLALVLRHRAGPTPVGAVLLGLAMGLGSLTRAEHLYLWPFLLAWAWLYRGHTPLASLATRWGAAVLVSAMVLTPWALRNARVLQELNASTPSLEPLPVMAPVTVYGPINFAMANHAGATGGFTPDSVNQLGQDGHLDVANTAQRHLLLHGYAVGLSWMREHPADAARLWSAKLGRWLDGLSLGLGASNLPSGLSGSRAPVDLFVPEGGALKWPLVALLVAGVLLSVTPRWRDFSLLSLVVLHRALITAAFFGYTRGLLTIFPALLPLLLLPLVALTARRPALALRVPAIAGLLLLLLWVEAGALALGAPRGFMASGSTDRTSGKLIQDDWVRIWPK; encoded by the coding sequence ATGCGCCGGTTCGTCGTCAGCGCGAGGGAGCTGTGGCAGCGGCACCCGATGGCGCTGGGTGTCGCGGTGACGTTCTCGCTCAGCCTGCTGTTGCGCTGGCTGTATCTCCAGTCCGCGCCCGACCGCGCCTGGCCCTTCTCCATCTTCTTCTACGGCGACTCGCGCTTCTTCCACACGTACGCACTCGAGCACGCCCGGGGCCTCGCGAGCTCCGCCACCCTGCCCTATCACCCGCCCCTGTTCCCGTGGCTCCTGGGCCTGCTCTACCGCGTGATGGGCGAGCCCCAGGGCAACGCCTATCCGTACAAGCTGTGCCTGGCCGCGCTCAGCGCCTCCACCGTGGCGCTGTCATGGACGTGGTGGCGGGGCCTCCTGGGCACCGCGTGGAGCTTCGTGGCCGCGGGCCTGTTCGCCGCGAGCTTCGGCTGGCTGGTGCTGTCCACCACGTACAGCAACGAAGTCCTGTACGCCTTCTTCCTCACCGCCACGCTCGCGCTCGTGCTGCGCCACCGAGCGGGGCCCACGCCCGTCGGCGCCGTGCTGCTGGGGCTCGCGATGGGCCTGGGCTCGCTCACCCGCGCCGAGCACCTGTACCTGTGGCCCTTCCTGCTCGCGTGGGCCTGGCTGTACCGGGGCCACACCCCGCTGGCGTCCCTGGCCACGCGCTGGGGCGCCGCGGTGCTCGTGTCAGCGATGGTGCTCACCCCGTGGGCCCTGCGCAACGCGCGTGTGCTCCAGGAGCTCAACGCGAGCACACCCTCGCTGGAGCCCCTGCCCGTCATGGCGCCCGTCACCGTGTACGGCCCCATCAACTTCGCCATGGCGAACCATGCGGGCGCCACCGGCGGCTTCACCCCGGACTCCGTCAACCAGCTGGGCCAGGACGGCCACCTGGACGTGGCCAACACCGCGCAGCGCCACCTGCTCCTGCACGGCTACGCGGTGGGCCTGTCGTGGATGCGCGAGCACCCCGCCGACGCCGCGCGGCTGTGGAGCGCCAAGCTGGGGCGCTGGCTGGATGGACTGAGCCTGGGCCTGGGCGCGTCCAACCTGCCCTCGGGCCTGAGCGGCTCGCGCGCCCCCGTGGACCTCTTCGTCCCCGAGGGTGGCGCGCTCAAGTGGCCGCTCGTCGCGCTCCTCGTCGCGGGCGTCCTGTTGTCCGTGACGCCCCGCTGGCGCGACTTCAGCCTGCTGTCGCTCGTCGTCCTGCATCGGGCGCTCATCACCGCCGCCTTCTTCGGCTACACGCGCGGCCTGCTCACCATCTTCCCCGCGCTGCTCCCGCTGCTGCTCCTGCCCCTCGTCGCGCTCACCGCGCGAAGGCCCGCGCTCGCCCTGCGCGTGCCCGCAATCGCAGGCCTCCTGCTGCTCTTGTTGTGGGTGGAGGCCGGGGCGCTCGCGCTCGGCGCGCCGCGCGGCTTCATGGCCAGCGGCAGCACGGACCGCACCAGCGGCAAGCTCATCCAGGACGACTGGGTGCGCATCTGGCCGAAGTGA
- a CDS encoding fibronectin type III domain-containing protein, giving the protein MRHTQVSAACLALLLSGTSWAVQPPQAGPSAVADKAFFKPEFYLPIQNMPLQQAQQTLDKAAVGGWDDFFKRNGRDFRVHIDPRTGTPSGIEGVYPIIPGKGVRNRVTLDSVRESIGRSVAEVDESVVGDLVFKYIADNQAAFNLDVMQMSAPRVTKINDNLWQVHIGQVVNGVPVRHARIAATISHGNLVLVGTEAWATVGIETRPALSAGDALVAGNGFVGLNTSPQGLWQQPTLEIAPVAPEGESFAGAVGTGYKHQLVYAYGFQDPTGHQRWKVTVDANSGETLAIEDDNHYLDAQINGGIYPSTNIGTCADNTVCGTIKPNSPMPWANTGLASPNNFTDGAGIFNYSTGTSNTTLSGRYVRVSDSCGAINVSSTTGNIALGGVNNDHDCTVPTGTSAGNTAASRSSFYELNKLAEQARGYLPNNTWLQQQLLANVNINSTCNAFWNGTSVNFYRSGGGCRNTGEIGAVFDHEWGHGMDDFDANGTLSSSSEGYADIAAIYRLQTSCVGYGFFHTSNLGCGQTPDGSGYNQQESQVSGYKWCDTRCSGVRDADWGAAMYATPSAPTLVPAPPATPQNFVCPMCSSGTGPCSKQVHCAASPARQAAWDLVTRDLTAAPFNYDSNTAFIVGNKLFYQGSGNIGAWHACNCSGGTSDGCGSTNGYMQWLAADDDNGNLNDGTPHMTAIHSAFARHNIACNTIAPVNSGCSSGPTTAPTHTATAGDSQVALNWTASAGATEYWVMKTEGMGCDFGKAKVATVSGTSYTDTEVANGREYCYSIVPASSNACYGAASACSCATPVCAAPGVANLATPTNGSTGAELATVLDWNDVTGASTYEVQVSTSPTFATVVASTNSLVGSTWTVTPSLNTTTTYYWRVRASNSCGGVGTWSTASSFTTRGCVALSAPTLASPADGATGVATSAALDWADVPSAATYEVQVSTSATFGTLTASATGLTTSNWTVSPSLSSATTYYWRARAADVCGTSAFSAVRSFTTSTVCTPTLASFDATRQAPTCGTVCGCDTGATLVNGRGTMSGGIEPNQPNTINDSCADGTSGSYHGDESIDRVVIKTVDQGPFAAGKQVTVEVTVWCYSTGSSDFFDLYYTSNAATPAWTALVTGVVCPAGGVQKFTHTFNLANSAGTHAIRPQFRFTGTASACASGSYNDRDDMVFSVGAAVASVDSGKSTTSQGRAAPAGR; this is encoded by the coding sequence ATGCGCCACACCCAGGTGTCAGCAGCATGTCTTGCCTTGCTCCTGTCAGGGACGAGCTGGGCGGTCCAGCCCCCCCAGGCAGGACCGAGCGCCGTCGCAGACAAGGCCTTCTTCAAGCCGGAGTTCTACCTTCCCATCCAGAACATGCCGCTGCAGCAGGCCCAGCAGACGCTGGACAAGGCGGCGGTGGGAGGCTGGGACGACTTCTTCAAGCGCAACGGGAGGGACTTCCGCGTCCACATCGACCCTCGCACCGGCACGCCGTCGGGCATCGAGGGCGTCTACCCCATCATCCCCGGCAAGGGCGTGCGCAACCGCGTCACGCTCGACAGCGTGCGCGAGTCCATTGGCCGCTCCGTGGCGGAGGTGGACGAGTCCGTCGTCGGTGACCTGGTGTTCAAGTACATCGCGGACAACCAGGCCGCCTTCAACCTCGACGTGATGCAGATGAGCGCGCCGCGCGTCACGAAGATCAACGACAACCTCTGGCAGGTGCACATCGGCCAGGTGGTCAACGGCGTCCCGGTGCGCCACGCGCGCATCGCGGCGACCATCAGCCACGGCAACCTCGTGCTCGTCGGCACCGAGGCGTGGGCCACGGTGGGCATCGAGACCCGCCCGGCGCTGTCGGCCGGTGACGCGCTCGTCGCCGGCAACGGCTTCGTGGGCCTGAACACCAGCCCCCAGGGCCTGTGGCAGCAGCCCACGCTGGAGATCGCCCCCGTCGCGCCGGAAGGTGAGTCCTTCGCCGGCGCCGTGGGCACCGGCTACAAGCACCAGCTGGTCTACGCCTACGGGTTCCAGGACCCGACGGGCCACCAGCGCTGGAAGGTCACGGTGGACGCGAACTCGGGCGAGACGCTCGCCATCGAGGACGACAACCACTACCTCGACGCGCAGATCAACGGCGGCATCTACCCGTCCACGAACATCGGCACGTGCGCGGACAACACCGTGTGCGGCACCATCAAGCCCAACTCGCCCATGCCCTGGGCGAACACGGGCCTGGCCTCGCCGAACAACTTCACGGACGGCGCCGGCATCTTCAACTACAGCACCGGCACCAGCAACACCACGCTGTCGGGTCGCTACGTCCGCGTGTCCGACAGCTGCGGCGCAATCAACGTCAGCTCCACCACGGGCAACATCGCCCTGGGCGGCGTGAACAATGACCACGACTGCACCGTGCCCACCGGCACGTCCGCGGGCAACACCGCCGCGTCGCGCTCCAGCTTCTACGAGCTCAACAAGCTGGCCGAGCAGGCCCGCGGCTACCTGCCCAACAACACGTGGCTGCAGCAGCAGCTGCTCGCCAACGTGAACATCAACAGCACGTGCAACGCCTTCTGGAACGGCACGTCCGTCAACTTCTACCGCAGCGGCGGTGGCTGCCGGAACACGGGTGAGATTGGCGCCGTGTTCGACCACGAGTGGGGCCACGGCATGGACGACTTCGACGCCAACGGCACGCTGTCCAGCTCCAGCGAGGGCTACGCGGACATCGCGGCCATCTACCGCCTGCAGACCTCCTGCGTCGGCTACGGCTTCTTCCACACGTCCAACCTCGGCTGCGGCCAGACGCCGGACGGCTCCGGCTACAACCAGCAGGAGTCGCAGGTCTCCGGCTACAAGTGGTGCGACACGCGCTGCTCCGGCGTTCGCGACGCGGACTGGGGCGCGGCCATGTACGCCACCCCGTCCGCCCCGACGCTCGTGCCGGCGCCCCCGGCCACGCCGCAGAACTTCGTGTGCCCCATGTGCTCCTCCGGCACGGGCCCCTGCAGCAAGCAGGTGCACTGCGCCGCCTCGCCCGCGCGCCAGGCCGCGTGGGACCTGGTGACGCGTGACCTGACGGCCGCGCCGTTCAACTACGACTCCAACACGGCGTTCATCGTCGGCAACAAGCTGTTCTACCAGGGCTCCGGCAACATCGGCGCCTGGCACGCCTGCAACTGCTCGGGCGGCACGTCCGACGGCTGCGGCTCCACCAACGGCTACATGCAGTGGCTGGCGGCGGACGACGACAACGGCAACCTGAACGACGGCACGCCGCACATGACGGCCATCCACTCCGCGTTCGCGCGTCACAACATCGCCTGTAACACCATCGCCCCGGTGAACTCCGGCTGTTCGTCCGGCCCCACCACGGCGCCCACGCACACCGCCACGGCGGGTGACAGCCAGGTGGCCCTCAACTGGACGGCCTCCGCGGGCGCGACGGAGTACTGGGTGATGAAGACCGAGGGCATGGGCTGCGACTTCGGCAAGGCGAAGGTCGCCACCGTCTCCGGCACCAGCTACACGGACACCGAGGTCGCCAACGGCCGCGAGTACTGCTACTCCATCGTCCCCGCGTCCTCCAACGCCTGCTACGGCGCGGCGAGCGCCTGCTCGTGCGCCACGCCGGTCTGCGCGGCGCCGGGCGTCGCCAACCTGGCCACGCCGACCAACGGCTCCACCGGCGCGGAGCTGGCCACGGTGCTGGACTGGAACGACGTGACGGGCGCGTCCACGTACGAGGTGCAGGTCTCCACCAGCCCCACGTTCGCCACGGTGGTGGCGTCCACCAACTCGCTGGTGGGCAGCACCTGGACGGTGACGCCGTCGCTCAACACGACCACCACCTACTACTGGCGCGTGCGCGCGAGCAACTCGTGCGGCGGCGTGGGCACCTGGTCCACGGCGTCCAGCTTCACCACCCGCGGCTGCGTGGCACTCTCCGCGCCCACGCTCGCGTCCCCGGCGGATGGCGCCACGGGCGTGGCCACCTCCGCGGCGCTGGACTGGGCCGACGTGCCGAGCGCGGCGACGTACGAGGTGCAGGTGTCCACGTCCGCGACCTTCGGCACCCTCACCGCCTCCGCCACCGGGCTGACCACCAGCAACTGGACGGTGTCCCCCAGCCTGAGCAGCGCCACGACGTACTACTGGCGGGCCCGCGCGGCGGACGTCTGCGGCACCAGCGCCTTCAGCGCCGTGCGCAGCTTCACCACGTCCACCGTCTGCACGCCGACGCTCGCCTCGTTCGACGCCACCCGCCAGGCCCCCACGTGCGGCACGGTGTGCGGTTGCGACACCGGCGCCACGCTGGTCAACGGCCGCGGCACGATGTCCGGTGGCATCGAGCCGAACCAGCCGAACACCATCAATGACTCGTGCGCGGACGGGACGTCCGGCTCCTACCATGGCGACGAGAGCATCGACCGGGTCGTCATCAAGACGGTCGACCAGGGTCCGTTCGCCGCGGGCAAGCAGGTGACGGTGGAGGTCACGGTGTGGTGCTACAGCACCGGCTCCTCCGACTTCTTCGACCTGTACTACACGAGCAACGCCGCGACCCCGGCGTGGACGGCCCTGGTCACCGGCGTGGTCTGCCCTGCGGGCGGCGTGCAGAAGTTCACGCACACGTTCAACCTGGCCAACTCGGCGGGCACGCACGCCATCCGTCCGCAGTTCCGCTTCACCGGCACGGCGAGCGCCTGCGCCAGCGGCAGCTACAACGATCGCGACGACATGGTCTTCTCCGTCGGCGCGGCCGTGGCCTCCGTGGACTCGGGCAAGTCCACCACGTCGCAGGGCCGCGCGGCCCCCGCCGGTCGCTGA
- a CDS encoding AI-2E family transporter yields the protein MKDSGRQLPVYVPARTVWAVGLQVLLLAVCWLVLRRLYPLLTLLAVVLLLSLALDPLVRRLEGWGVRRGLGVAAVALLLLGLIGVLVGTLVPALVQQLEALVQSAPGLLEKLAQSQWLRELGTRYGFELKPEELLRFEPLDLAGRAVGVLSSSLGLLAGGITVVALTVFGLLFGSELYESILQWVAPRRQHHVRQLVGRMREAVSNYIAGTLFVMTIGGVVAAIVALAQGVPYFLPLGLAVMVLGVIPYIGSIVSGVLVSLTTLATVGLRSAVIALIIFVVYNQIESNVLGPMVQRRAIRMNPLLISLVVLCGGALAGLLGAVIAVPLAAAAQVLLQEVLRERQLRFKRAHHRERSRRQVGKGAVEEGLLLAGPMEGGEPPSEHGPGERH from the coding sequence ATGAAGGACTCAGGACGCCAGCTCCCCGTCTACGTGCCCGCCCGCACGGTGTGGGCCGTGGGGCTGCAGGTGCTGTTGCTCGCGGTCTGCTGGCTGGTGCTGCGCAGGCTGTATCCGCTCCTGACGCTGCTGGCCGTCGTGCTCCTGCTGTCGCTCGCGTTGGACCCGCTCGTGCGCAGGCTGGAGGGCTGGGGCGTGCGCCGGGGCCTGGGCGTGGCGGCGGTGGCGCTGCTGCTGCTGGGGTTGATAGGCGTGCTGGTGGGGACGCTGGTGCCCGCGCTGGTGCAGCAGCTGGAGGCCCTGGTCCAATCCGCGCCGGGGCTGTTGGAGAAGCTCGCCCAGTCGCAGTGGCTGCGGGAGCTGGGGACCCGCTACGGCTTCGAGCTGAAGCCGGAGGAGCTCTTGCGCTTCGAGCCGCTGGACCTGGCGGGTCGCGCGGTGGGCGTGCTGTCCTCCTCCCTGGGATTGCTGGCGGGTGGAATCACCGTGGTGGCGCTCACCGTGTTCGGCCTGCTGTTCGGCAGCGAACTGTACGAGAGCATCCTCCAGTGGGTGGCGCCCCGGCGGCAGCACCACGTGCGCCAGCTGGTGGGCCGCATGCGCGAGGCGGTGAGCAACTACATCGCCGGCACCCTGTTCGTGATGACCATCGGCGGCGTGGTGGCGGCCATCGTCGCGCTCGCCCAGGGCGTGCCGTATTTCCTGCCGCTGGGGCTGGCGGTGATGGTGCTGGGCGTCATCCCCTACATCGGCAGCATCGTCAGCGGCGTGCTGGTGAGCCTCACCACGCTGGCCACCGTGGGGCTGCGCTCGGCGGTCATCGCGCTCATCATCTTCGTCGTCTACAACCAGATTGAGTCCAACGTGCTGGGCCCCATGGTGCAGCGGCGCGCCATCCGGATGAACCCGCTGCTCATCTCTCTGGTGGTGCTGTGCGGCGGCGCCCTGGCGGGGCTGCTCGGCGCGGTCATCGCCGTGCCGCTGGCCGCCGCGGCGCAGGTGCTGCTCCAGGAGGTCCTCCGCGAGCGGCAGCTGCGCTTCAAGCGCGCCCACCACCGCGAGCGCTCGCGTCGCCAGGTGGGCAAGGGCGCGGTGGAGGAGGGGCTGTTGCTCGCCGGTCCCATGGAAGGCGGCGAGCCTCCGTCGGAGCACGGGCCCGGCGAGCGCCACTGA
- a CDS encoding cupin domain-containing protein yields MSEFSIKRFSAPDERRPFAGHGHAEILRFDDDTTVGRVVFEPGWKWSQDIKPLAGTDSCQVAHACYIVSGRMVIRMDDGTELEAGPGDVAIIPPGHDAWVLGDEACIAVDFEGMGHYAERGAPQGRARVQSSTQQAPGVH; encoded by the coding sequence ATGAGTGAGTTCAGCATCAAGCGCTTCTCCGCGCCCGACGAGCGGCGGCCGTTCGCCGGCCACGGGCACGCGGAGATCCTCCGCTTCGACGACGACACGACGGTGGGAAGGGTCGTCTTCGAGCCGGGCTGGAAGTGGTCCCAGGACATCAAGCCGCTGGCGGGAACCGACTCCTGCCAGGTGGCGCACGCCTGCTACATCGTCAGCGGGCGCATGGTGATCCGGATGGATGACGGCACCGAGCTCGAGGCGGGGCCGGGGGACGTGGCCATCATCCCGCCGGGCCATGACGCGTGGGTCCTCGGCGACGAGGCCTGCATCGCGGTGGACTTCGAGGGCATGGGCCACTACGCGGAGCGCGGCGCCCCCCAGGGCCGCGCGCGCGTGCAGTCCTCCACCCAGCAGGCGCCGGGCGTTCACTGA